The DNA segment TGGATGATTACGGTGTGCGCGGCGAGATTGTCAGCGTCCGCCCTGGTCCTGTTGTCACCCAATACGAGCTGGAACCTGCACCGGGGCTGAAGGCAAGCCGTGTCATCGGTCTGGCCGATGATATTGCGCGCTCGATGTCGGCGCTGTCTGCGCGCGTCTCGACGGTACCGGGCCGGTCGATCATCGGGATTGAATTGCCCAATGTTCAGCGTGAAAAGGTTGTGTTGCGTGAAATTCTGGCCGCCCGTGATTTTGGTGATACGCAGATGCGCTTGCCACTCGCGCTGGGCAAGTCCATTGATGGCGAATCCGTCGTCGCCAATCTGGCCAAGATGCCGCATCTGCTGATTGCAGGGACAACCGGTTCGGGCAAATCTGTGGCGATCAACACCATGATCCTGTCGCTGCTGTACCGTCTGACCCCGGATGAATGCCGCATGATCATGATTGACCCCAAGATGCTGGAACTCAGCGTCTATGACGGCATTCCGCATCTGCTGTCACCTGTTGTGACCGATCCGAAAAAGGCCGTGGTGGCGCTGAAATGGGTCGTGGGCGAGATGGAAGAGCGCTATCGCAAGATGTCCAAGATGGGCGTGCGCAACATTGACGGCTATAATGGCCGCGTGCGCGAAGCGCTGGAAAAAGGCGAGATGTTCAAGCGCACCATCCAGACCGGTTTCGACGATGAAACCGGCGATCCGGTGTTCGAGACAGAGGAATTTGCGCCCCAGCTTCTGCCCTTTATCGTGGTTGTGGTCGATGAGATGGCCGACCTGATGATGGTCGCTGGCAAGGAAATCGAAGCCTGTATCCAGCGGCTTGCGCAGATGGCGCGGGCAAGCGGGATTCACCTGATTATGGCCACGCAGCGCCCCTCGGTCGATGTGATTACCGGCACGATCAAGGCCAACTTCCCCACGCGGATTTCGTTTCAGGTAACCTCCAAAATCGACAGCCGCACCATTCTGGGTGAACAGGGGGCCGAGCAGCTTCTGGGGATGGGCGACATGCTCTATATGGCGGGCGGTTCGCGGATCGTGCGGGTGCATGGCCCCTTTGTCAGTGATGAAGAGGTTGAAGAGGTGGTGAACCACCTGAAATCCTTTGGGCCACCAGATTACAAATCCGGCGTGGTCGAAGGCCCGGAATCGGACAAGGAAGCCGACATTGACGCTGTTCTGGGTCTGGGGGGCAACACCACAGGCGAAGATGCACTGTATGATCAGGCCGTGCAGGTCGTGATTCAGGATCGGAAATGTTCAACCAGCTACATCCAGCGCAAACTGGGCATCGGCTATAACAAAGCCGCGCGTCTGGTCGAGCAGATGGAAGACCAAGGGCTGGTGACGCCGGCCAACCATGTCGGCAAGCGCGAGATACTGATCCCAGAGCAGGGATAACCGGACGCGCACCAGTTGCCGTCAGCGCAATCCGGCGACCGCTATATGACGGGCGAGCGTCAGTGCTTTGTCTTCGGGCCGCGCCAAGCATCTGCGGACAGTTTTGCCGGTCGCGCGGAGCGGGCCGGATTTGACCCCAGCAACCAGATCATGCCCCGGTGGACGGCTTTTTCTTGCGCAAGGGTTGGAACGGGACAGGGATCAAGGCGTTTTGTCTGTGGCATCAGCGTTAACGCGTGCCGCAATGGGACGCAGATACATGAGTTCGGAACGTCGCAGCATCAGGACCGACTCGATCCTGCTCACGGCGGGGCTGTTGCTGATTTCGTATTTTCTTGGCGAAGTGCTGCTTCTGGTGTTCGCAGCGGTTGTGCTTGCGGTCGGCCTTGATGGGCTTTCATCGGCAATCGCGCGGCGCACGCCCCTATCTCGCGGGTGGGCGCTTTTAGAGCGTCGAGCCTTTAACCTGATGCATATCCAGCCCCACAGAAGAAGTTCCAGCATTCGTCCGGTGTGAAGAGGTCGCAGATTTCCGTGAGCGCGTCGAACATCTGATCGAATGTTCTGGCTCCAATCCTACGCAGATGTGCCTTGAGCTTTGAGAAAGCCATCTCGATGGGGTTGAGGTCAGGGGAGTATGGCGGCAGGTACAAGAACCAGCATCCCACATCTCTTAAAGCCGTCGCAGCAGCCTTGTTGTAATGGGTGGCGAGGTTGTCGCAAATAACGACAGTGCCTGGCTGTAATTCCGGGGCCAGGACATTTCGGACATAGGCCTCAAAGGCTTCACCATCCATTGCCCCTTTGATGACCCACGGCGCGATCAGATTGTCGTGCGTCAAACCAGCGATAAATGTCTGCGTTCCCCACGCCCCGAACGGGGCATCCATTTCCAGGCGCTTTCCGCAGAGACTGCGTCCGTATTGACGGGTCAGGTTGGTTTTGACGGAGGTTTCATCAATAAAGACAAGCCGATCAGGATGCGCTTGCATGGCAGGCAGGTGATGCCTGAACCAGTTCTTACGCCGCTCCTTCACATGAGCGCGCAACCGTTCGGTGGCAACCAGCGACTTTTTTTATATGTGTATCCGAGCTTGCGCAGAAACCGCCCGATGGAGGCCGCGTGCGCGGTAATGCCAGTGGCAGCTTCCAATGCACCGGCAAGTTCTGGCAAAGTGATATCACCATCCTGCGCCACCAATTCTTCCAGCAACGCTTGATGAGAAGACAGCTTCCCATGACCAGGAGGACGGCCTTGGGGCTCCGGCTCAATCGAACCCGTTTCCCGCAGCCTGCGTTGCCATCGCACACCAGTGGCGGCGGACAACTTCAGCCGTGCTGCTGCGGCACGACCGCTCAATCCTTCTACAATACACTCTTGAAACCGCGCACGAAGCGCTGACGGCAATGCTGATGACATAAGACATCCTCCCAAGGAACATGAATCACAAATCAACCTCAAAGGGAATCCATCGATTCACGTTTCAAGCGCGGCGCTCTAGTTATTTCGATCTCGGTCTTCTCATTCATCATTGCAGTGGCCAGCCTGTCTGCAGGGCGTCTGGTCATGCAATTGCAAGACGTGGGCGAGGCGGTGGTCGAGTTTGCAGAGCAAGCGCATGACTGGCTTACGGGTCTTGGCGTGATGCAGGAA comes from the Roseinatronobacter monicus genome and includes:
- a CDS encoding IS630 family transposase (programmed frameshift), which encodes MSSALPSALRARFQECIVEGLSGRAAAARLKLSAATGVRWQRRLRETGSIEPEPQGRPPGHGKLSSHQALLEELVAQDGDITLPELAGALEAATGITAHAASIGRFLRKLGYTYKKSLVATERLRAHVKERRKNWFRHHLPAMQAHPDRLVFIDETSVKTNLTRQYGRSLCGKRLEMDAPFGAWGTQTFIAGLTHDNLIAPWVIKGAMDGEAFEAYVRNVLAPELQPGTVVICDNLATHYNKAAATALRDVGCWFLYLPPYSPDLNPIEMAFSKLKAHLRRIGARTFDQMFDALTEICDLFTPDECWNFFCGAGYASG